Proteins from a single region of Rhodothermales bacterium:
- a CDS encoding DUF4252 domain-containing protein: MNRPFPHWTIVLACLALIRPVLAQDELSQVPGYVDFSELTSQFGEAPTLEVNIKGQLLKLVAEASRADDPELADLLLELQAIQVRGYPLRRAQFRSMERRSEILAGQLEADGWETVVNLRDFGQYVDMYVKQNATAIEGMVLLVLDSEAGETVFINIVGNIDPQEMGRIGSKFTTAPLEDITP; encoded by the coding sequence ATGAACCGCCCCTTCCCACACTGGACGATCGTCCTGGCCTGCCTGGCGCTCATTCGCCCCGTGCTCGCCCAGGACGAACTGAGCCAGGTGCCGGGTTATGTCGATTTTTCGGAATTGACCAGCCAGTTCGGCGAGGCCCCCACCCTCGAGGTGAACATCAAGGGGCAGCTCCTGAAGCTCGTCGCCGAAGCCTCCCGCGCGGACGACCCGGAGTTGGCCGACCTGCTCCTCGAACTTCAAGCCATCCAGGTACGCGGCTACCCCTTGCGGAGGGCGCAATTCCGTAGCATGGAACGACGATCGGAGATCCTGGCCGGCCAGTTGGAAGCCGACGGCTGGGAGACGGTGGTCAACCTGCGCGACTTCGGCCAGTATGTGGACATGTACGTCAAACAAAACGCCACCGCCATTGAAGGCATGGTGCTCCTGGTGCTCGACAGTGAAGCCGGCGAGACGGTGTTTATCAACATCGTCGGAAATATCGATCCACAAGAAATGGGGCGCATCGGCAGCAAATTCACCACCGCCCCGCTCGAAGACATCACACCCTGA
- a CDS encoding DUF4252 domain-containing protein: protein MRIATLLPALLLAAFTAGCGHLNEMSALRRDIAEQTHTKFDPGVAFSLGPGMTQTASWITRHVDDSDAYLVSRALRDVRRIKGAVYPLDDAGDLDALDARTLPHFTRNGWELALKTVDHGDVSWVFYRERRGSVRDLYTVVLTDSELVLVRVQGHLNALLDLAIEEAEGAGTTIVDLDF, encoded by the coding sequence ATGCGTATTGCCACCCTTCTGCCAGCCCTGTTGCTCGCTGCCTTCACCGCGGGATGCGGCCACCTCAATGAGATGAGCGCCCTCCGTCGCGACATCGCGGAACAAACCCACACGAAATTTGACCCCGGTGTCGCCTTCTCGCTTGGGCCGGGCATGACACAGACGGCCAGCTGGATCACCCGGCACGTGGACGACTCGGACGCCTACCTGGTCAGCCGAGCGCTTCGCGATGTCCGCCGCATCAAAGGCGCCGTATACCCGCTGGACGACGCCGGCGACCTCGACGCCCTCGACGCCCGCACGCTGCCCCACTTCACACGGAACGGATGGGAGCTCGCGCTCAAAACCGTAGATCACGGCGATGTCTCCTGGGTGTTCTATCGCGAACGCCGCGGCTCGGTCCGCGACCTCTACACGGTGGTCCTGACGGACTCCGAACTCGTTCTGGTCCGGGTTCAAGGCCACTTGAACGCCTTGCTCGACCTGGCCATCGAGGAAGCCGAAGGCGCGGGAACGACCATCGTGGACCTCGACTTCTGA
- a CDS encoding AarF/UbiB family protein produces MSTTPAPARRPSSRRFRLLSVYGAVLHIAFSYLGLHVAGRLRGSAWKERHLPVYHRRNARRAEQMILRHKGLFIKVGQLISILTNFLPEAFRAGLEGLQDQIPPRPFSEIEHRIQRELGLGPDALFTDFEREPIASASLAQVHRARLPDGRLVAVKVQHVAIEETARIDLRTIRNILRVVGAVFRIRGLDTQYQQLEAMIAEELDFEQEARNIAQIAASFTDDPRTRLPTVVPERSSRRVLTTEFVEGVKVSHLAALDALGIDREDLARHLVRVYCQMIFTDGLYHADPHPGNILVQSDGGVVFLDFGAVAHLSPEMKAGIPEFLAGAIGRDPDRIARALRNMGFIAHGDAEATVRRLIDYVHEQFLADLPIEAIHLDQINADTALASKLEMYADLRRMNISLRELTDTFQVPKDWMLLERTMLLLLGLCTHLYPSMNPMQIIRPYVEEVVLGEERDWAGFFGALVKDVARTALAIPKEMHRMLVRANQGELEMRITGLKETTHLIYALGHQFLFGVLALGAGALAFTARTAGDDAWASGWLIVAGLCTLFMIGAYLSARRWHGH; encoded by the coding sequence GTGTCCACCACCCCCGCGCCGGCCCGCCGGCCCTCGTCTCGCCGCTTCCGGCTGCTGTCCGTCTATGGCGCCGTGCTGCACATTGCGTTCAGCTACCTCGGCCTCCACGTCGCCGGCCGACTGCGGGGGAGTGCGTGGAAGGAGCGACATCTGCCGGTCTACCATCGGCGCAACGCGCGGCGTGCCGAGCAGATGATCCTGCGCCACAAAGGCCTGTTTATCAAGGTCGGGCAGCTCATCAGCATCCTCACGAATTTCCTCCCGGAGGCCTTCCGCGCCGGCCTTGAAGGGCTGCAGGACCAGATCCCTCCGCGCCCCTTTTCCGAGATCGAGCACAGGATCCAGCGTGAGCTTGGCCTGGGCCCCGATGCCCTGTTCACCGACTTCGAGCGCGAGCCCATCGCCAGCGCCTCGCTGGCCCAGGTCCATCGCGCCCGTCTGCCGGACGGCCGGCTTGTGGCGGTGAAGGTGCAGCATGTAGCTATTGAAGAGACGGCCAGGATCGATCTGCGGACCATCCGAAACATCCTCCGTGTCGTGGGCGCCGTCTTCCGCATCCGCGGATTGGACACCCAGTATCAACAGCTGGAAGCGATGATCGCCGAGGAGCTCGATTTCGAACAGGAAGCGCGCAATATCGCCCAGATCGCGGCCTCCTTCACCGACGACCCCCGTACGCGTCTGCCCACCGTCGTCCCCGAGCGCTCCAGCCGGCGTGTCCTCACCACCGAGTTCGTCGAAGGCGTTAAAGTCTCTCACCTCGCCGCGCTCGATGCACTCGGCATCGATCGCGAGGACCTGGCCCGGCATCTTGTACGGGTGTATTGTCAGATGATCTTCACGGACGGCCTGTACCATGCCGATCCCCATCCCGGCAATATCCTCGTCCAGTCCGACGGCGGCGTCGTATTCCTCGACTTTGGCGCCGTCGCGCATCTCTCGCCCGAGATGAAGGCCGGCATTCCCGAGTTTCTCGCCGGCGCCATCGGGCGCGACCCCGATCGGATCGCGCGCGCCCTGCGCAATATGGGCTTCATTGCCCACGGCGATGCCGAGGCTACCGTCCGCCGGCTGATCGACTACGTCCACGAGCAGTTTCTCGCCGATCTCCCGATCGAGGCCATCCACCTCGACCAGATCAACGCCGACACGGCGCTGGCCTCCAAACTGGAGATGTACGCCGACCTGCGCCGGATGAACATTTCGTTGCGGGAGCTTACCGACACGTTCCAGGTGCCCAAGGACTGGATGTTGCTTGAGCGCACCATGCTGCTGCTACTCGGCCTATGCACCCACCTCTACCCATCCATGAACCCGATGCAGATCATCCGGCCCTATGTCGAAGAGGTGGTGCTGGGCGAGGAGCGGGATTGGGCCGGGTTTTTTGGCGCCCTCGTCAAGGACGTAGCCCGTACCGCGCTCGCGATTCCCAAGGAGATGCATCGCATGCTTGTACGCGCCAACCAGGGTGAACTGGAAATGCGCATCACCGGCTTAAAGGAGACGACCCATCTCATATATGCCCTGGGACACCAGTTCTTGTTTGGGGTGCTCGCCCTCGGCGCCGGCGCCCTCGCATTCACCGCTCGCACCGCCGGCGACGATGCCTGGGCGAGCGGCTGGCTCATCGTGGCCGGCCTCTGCACCCTGTTTATGATCGGCGCTTACCTCTCGGCCCGCCGATGGCACGGGCACTGA